The following are encoded in a window of Alkalibaculum bacchi genomic DNA:
- a CDS encoding zinc transporter produces MVHNHDHSHEHGHTHSHEHSHSHDHSHGHSHDHTHSHESVDADFKKLKILLSHWVDHNEDHAKDFSEWSQKAIAIGKEETGKAIGEAVECIKKANEFLAIAKEKIE; encoded by the coding sequence ATGGTTCACAATCACGATCATTCACACGAGCACGGTCATACTCATTCTCATGAACACAGTCACTCACATGATCACAGCCATGGTCATTCACATGATCACACTCATTCTCACGAATCAGTAGATGCTGATTTTAAGAAATTAAAAATACTTCTAAGTCATTGGGTAGATCACAACGAAGATCATGCAAAAGATTTTAGCGAGTGGTCTCAAAAGGCAATAGCTATAGGGAAAGAAGAAACAGGTAAAGCTATTGGCGAAGCCGTAGAATGCATAAAAAAGGCCAATGAATTTTTAGCAATAGCAAAAGAAAAAATAGAATAA
- a CDS encoding GNAT family N-acetyltransferase, with protein sequence MEKYTIKHLQNQNRFIITNEMGIEIGKLKYDVNNTDNFVILSTVITPDYRGQSLGEKLVQEALDYAKGNHFYVESICSFADKFI encoded by the coding sequence ATGGAAAAGTATACAATCAAACATTTGCAGAATCAAAATCGATTTATTATAACAAATGAAATGGGAATCGAAATTGGAAAATTAAAATACGATGTAAATAATACAGATAATTTTGTGATTTTATCTACTGTTATAACCCCCGACTACAGAGGACAATCTTTAGGTGAAAAATTAGTTCAAGAAGCTTTAGATTATGCAAAAGGAAATCACTTTTATGTGGAGTCGATATGTAGTTTTGCAGATAAATTTATTTAA
- a CDS encoding alanine/glycine:cation symporter family protein has protein sequence MENATNVLQQINSFVWGPPLLILLVGTGIYLTLRLGLIQVFKLPLALRYLFSKDPDDKDGQGDVSSFAALCTALAATIGTGNIVGVATAIKVGGPGALFWMWLAGFFGMATKYAECLLSVKYRVVDENGEMSGGPMYYIERGLGNKWLAKAFAFFGIGVALFGIGTFAQINSITEAVNLTFNVPILATAIIITVLVALITLGGIKSISKAAEVIVPFMTVFYVASSILILGLNIEALPSTIILVVKSAFTPTAATGGFLGASVMLAIRSGVARGVFSNESGLGSAPIATAAAKTNSCVKQGLISMTGTFFDTIIVCTMTGLILIMTGQWQGDYAGASMTSMAFKQGLGGWGSYIVTIGLIFFAFTTILGWNYYGERCTEYLFGVKGIQPYRYIFIVLVSVGAFLKLDLIWILADIVNGLMALPNLIALIGLRHVINNETKIYFQQSKEKSKAKLSKTISSVNEI, from the coding sequence ATGGAAAATGCAACAAATGTATTGCAACAAATTAACTCTTTTGTATGGGGACCCCCTCTACTAATTTTATTAGTAGGTACTGGAATCTATCTGACCTTACGCTTGGGACTAATTCAGGTATTTAAACTGCCTTTAGCTTTGCGCTATCTGTTTTCCAAGGATCCTGATGACAAAGATGGACAAGGGGATGTGTCTAGCTTTGCAGCTTTATGTACTGCTCTCGCTGCCACAATAGGTACAGGTAATATCGTTGGAGTAGCTACTGCTATTAAAGTAGGTGGCCCTGGAGCACTATTTTGGATGTGGTTAGCTGGTTTCTTTGGCATGGCTACTAAGTATGCAGAGTGCTTATTATCTGTAAAGTATAGAGTCGTAGATGAAAACGGAGAAATGTCCGGTGGACCGATGTATTACATAGAGAGAGGCTTAGGTAATAAGTGGCTTGCAAAAGCATTTGCTTTTTTTGGCATAGGAGTTGCACTATTTGGTATCGGAACTTTTGCGCAGATTAATTCCATCACTGAAGCGGTTAATCTTACCTTTAATGTTCCTATATTAGCCACTGCAATAATCATCACCGTCCTCGTTGCACTGATTACTCTAGGGGGAATCAAAAGTATCTCTAAAGCAGCAGAGGTTATCGTACCTTTCATGACTGTATTTTACGTTGCTAGTTCAATACTGATTCTTGGTTTAAATATTGAAGCTCTTCCTTCAACAATTATTCTAGTTGTAAAAAGTGCCTTTACTCCTACAGCTGCAACAGGTGGATTTCTCGGTGCAAGTGTAATGCTTGCTATTCGAAGTGGAGTAGCACGAGGTGTTTTTTCCAATGAATCTGGACTCGGAAGCGCCCCCATTGCAACTGCTGCTGCAAAAACAAATTCTTGTGTAAAACAAGGGCTCATTTCTATGACAGGAACTTTTTTTGATACCATTATCGTATGTACCATGACAGGTTTAATCCTCATTATGACAGGGCAATGGCAAGGCGATTATGCAGGAGCTAGCATGACGAGTATGGCCTTTAAACAGGGTTTAGGTGGTTGGGGATCTTATATCGTCACCATCGGCCTAATCTTCTTTGCTTTTACGACGATATTAGGTTGGAACTACTATGGGGAAAGGTGTACAGAGTATTTATTTGGTGTAAAAGGGATTCAACCCTACCGATATATCTTTATTGTGTTAGTGTCTGTAGGGGCGTTTCTTAAATTAGATTTGATTTGGATTTTAGCAGATATCGTCAATGGACTAATGGCCTTACCAAATCTAATCGCTCTCATAGGTTTAAGACATGTTATAAATAATGAAACGAAGATTTACTTCCAGCAATCAAAAGAAAAAAGCAAAGCAAAGCTATCAAAAACAATATCTTCTGTAAATGAAATATAA